A region from the Deinococcus sp. KSM4-11 genome encodes:
- the trxA gene encoding thioredoxin — protein sequence MSDILTCAQCGAKNRVQAVPGGQVPVCARCGANLPWLHSGTDASFAADIRAGVPVIVDFWAPWCGPCRVIGPVLEDIAREQAGRVRVVKVNVDENPRTPGSFQVQGIPTMIVFKDGEPVDRIVGAVPKGEILRKLAAVQAS from the coding sequence ATGAGTGACATCCTGACCTGCGCCCAGTGTGGCGCGAAGAACCGCGTGCAGGCGGTGCCAGGCGGTCAGGTGCCGGTGTGCGCCCGCTGCGGCGCGAACCTGCCGTGGCTGCACAGCGGCACGGACGCCTCGTTCGCGGCCGACATCCGGGCGGGCGTGCCGGTCATCGTGGACTTCTGGGCGCCGTGGTGCGGGCCGTGCCGCGTGATCGGCCCTGTGCTGGAGGACATCGCTCGTGAGCAGGCGGGCCGCGTTCGCGTGGTGAAGGTGAACGTGGACGAGAACCCCCGCACGCCCGGCTCGTTCCAGGTGCAGGGCATTCCGACCATGATCGTGTTCAAGGACGGTGAACCCGTCGACCGCATCGTGGGCGCCGTGCCGAAGGGCGAGATCCTGCGGAAACTGGCGGCCGTGCAGGCCAGCTGA
- the hisIE gene encoding bifunctional phosphoribosyl-AMP cyclohydrolase/phosphoribosyl-ATP diphosphatase HisIE, which produces MTGVDDLNFGADGLIPVVTQDARTGAVLMQAYADRAAIERTLSTREATYWSRSRAEQWVKGATSGHTQHVVDVQLDCDGDSVLYRVEQTGSACHTGEYSCFHRPLLDTDPPAAGLDGTLERVYGTIAERLATLPENSYVARLHAGGIDRVLKKISEEAGEVLLAAKNADREELATEAADLMFHLLFALAEVGVSPGDVAAVLQGREGRTGLKGPKEAG; this is translated from the coding sequence ATGACCGGCGTGGATGACCTGAACTTCGGCGCGGACGGACTGATCCCGGTCGTCACGCAGGACGCCCGGACCGGGGCCGTGCTGATGCAGGCCTACGCGGATCGCGCGGCCATCGAACGCACCCTGAGCACCCGCGAGGCCACGTACTGGTCGCGCTCCCGCGCCGAGCAGTGGGTGAAGGGCGCAACCAGCGGGCATACGCAACACGTGGTCGACGTGCAGCTCGACTGCGACGGCGACTCGGTGCTGTACCGCGTGGAGCAGACTGGCTCGGCGTGTCATACCGGCGAGTATTCCTGCTTCCACCGGCCCCTGCTGGACACCGACCCACCCGCCGCCGGGCTGGACGGCACGCTGGAGCGCGTCTACGGCACGATTGCCGAGCGCCTCGCCACGCTGCCGGAGAACAGTTACGTGGCCCGCCTGCATGCCGGCGGCATTGACCGCGTGCTCAAGAAGATTAGCGAGGAGGCCGGTGAAGTGCTCCTGGCCGCGAAGAATGCCGACCGCGAGGAACTGGCGACCGAAGCTGCGGATCTGATGTTCCACCTGCTGTTCGCCCTGGCCGAGGTGGGCGTGTCGCCCGGCGACGTGGCCGCCGTGTTGCAGGGCCGTGAGGGCAGGACGGGCCTGAAGGGGCCGAAGGAAGCCGGGTAA
- a CDS encoding rhodanese-like domain-containing protein yields the protein MYFERFYDPDLAQASYLLGCQKTGESLVIDPVRDIGPYLNAAAAQGLNITHVTETHVHADYLSGSRELAAATGATLLLSGEGGPAWAYAFAHTGLHHGDTFMVGNLRIDVLHTPGHTPESVSFLLTDTPRGDQPVMLFTGDFVFVGDLGRPDLLDEAAGGVETRFVGAHQMYASLRDVFLTLPDFVQVWPGHGAGSACGKALGAVPATTVGYERALSWWAPLVQAGHEQAFTDELLSGQPDAPLYYGRMKHQNRDGPALLGTVSALPELDPATVLARVQAGARLIDTRPRAEYQQAAPTGSVNLPDGLTLETWAGWLLDPAREYVLLARDGQAEALRRRLWMVGIDSVVGWIESPAGLGTRAVPPLPVTALPEHPGALLLDVRRQTEYQAGHLPDARHLHAGRLPWALDSLPHEREIIVYCQGGARSAAAASLLRAEGFQVSELAGGYDAWAVAR from the coding sequence ATGTACTTCGAACGCTTCTACGACCCGGATCTGGCCCAGGCGTCCTACCTGCTCGGCTGCCAGAAGACCGGCGAGAGCCTTGTCATCGACCCCGTCCGGGACATCGGCCCTTACCTGAACGCCGCAGCCGCACAGGGCCTGAACATCACCCATGTCACCGAAACGCACGTCCACGCCGACTACCTCAGCGGCAGCCGCGAACTTGCCGCCGCCACCGGCGCGACCCTGCTGCTCTCCGGTGAGGGCGGCCCCGCCTGGGCCTACGCGTTTGCCCACACCGGTCTGCACCACGGCGACACCTTTATGGTCGGCAACCTGCGCATCGACGTGCTGCACACGCCCGGCCACACGCCCGAGAGCGTGTCGTTCCTGCTCACCGATACCCCCCGTGGAGACCAGCCCGTCATGCTGTTCACGGGCGACTTCGTGTTCGTCGGCGATCTGGGCCGTCCAGACCTGCTCGACGAGGCGGCCGGCGGCGTCGAGACCCGCTTTGTCGGGGCGCACCAGATGTACGCCTCGCTGCGGGACGTCTTCCTGACCCTGCCGGACTTCGTGCAGGTCTGGCCCGGCCACGGCGCGGGCAGCGCCTGCGGCAAGGCCCTCGGGGCCGTGCCCGCCACCACCGTCGGCTACGAACGCGCCCTGAGCTGGTGGGCACCACTGGTACAGGCCGGGCACGAGCAGGCGTTCACCGACGAACTGCTGTCCGGGCAGCCGGACGCGCCGCTCTACTACGGCCGTATGAAACACCAGAACAGGGACGGCCCGGCCCTCCTGGGCACCGTAAGTGCGCTGCCTGAGCTCGACCCGGCTACGGTGCTGGCGCGCGTGCAGGCCGGCGCGCGCCTGATCGACACCCGCCCCCGCGCCGAGTACCAGCAGGCTGCGCCCACCGGCAGCGTGAACCTCCCCGACGGACTGACCCTGGAGACCTGGGCCGGATGGCTGCTCGACCCGGCCCGTGAGTACGTACTGCTCGCCCGCGACGGGCAGGCCGAGGCGCTGCGCCGCCGGCTGTGGATGGTCGGCATCGACTCCGTGGTGGGCTGGATCGAAAGCCCGGCTGGACTGGGAACGCGCGCCGTCCCGCCCCTTCCCGTCACCGCCCTGCCGGAGCATCCGGGGGCCCTGCTGCTCGACGTTCGCCGGCAAACGGAGTACCAGGCGGGGCATCTGCCGGACGCGCGCCACCTGCACGCGGGGCGTCTACCCTGGGCGCTGGACAGCCTGCCCCATGAGCGCGAGATCATCGTGTACTGCCAGGGCGGGGCCCGCAGCGCTGCCGCCGCCAGCCTTCTGCGCGCCGAGGGGTTCCAGGTCAGCGAGCTTGCAGGCGGGTATGACGCCTGGGCAGTCGCCCGCTGA
- a CDS encoding DUF72 domain-containing protein gives MRVYIGCGGYSNEDWAAPSLIYEGVKSGEYLDTYARHFDAVELNSSFYAIPGLKAFEGMARKSAGRTRFAVKLNKAFTHDRAPTDADFDRMLQSPEPLREAGLMGPYLAQFPYSFHRTAENRKYLLTLAERFAGHELAVELRHAGWDKPEVRDGMGEYGLIWVSPDYPPVGGMPEPQVHVTGDVGYLRLHGRNAGSWWEGTSAAERHDYRYTRAEMDEWAEKIAVVNDDLSELYVFFENTTKGHALKNIPMLRDALNARGVPVQTPDPGDDGRLL, from the coding sequence ATGCGCGTGTACATCGGCTGCGGTGGCTACAGCAACGAGGACTGGGCCGCGCCCAGCCTGATCTACGAGGGCGTGAAGTCTGGCGAGTACCTCGACACCTACGCCCGGCACTTCGACGCCGTGGAACTCAACAGCTCCTTCTACGCCATCCCCGGTCTGAAGGCCTTCGAGGGCATGGCCCGCAAGAGCGCGGGGCGCACCCGCTTTGCGGTGAAGCTGAACAAGGCCTTCACGCACGATCGCGCCCCCACCGACGCGGATTTCGACCGCATGCTCCAGAGCCCCGAGCCCCTGCGCGAGGCCGGTCTGATGGGCCCCTACCTGGCGCAGTTCCCGTATTCGTTCCACCGGACCGCCGAGAACCGCAAGTACCTGCTGACCCTCGCTGAACGCTTCGCCGGGCATGAACTGGCGGTGGAACTGCGGCACGCCGGCTGGGACAAGCCCGAAGTCCGGGACGGCATGGGCGAGTACGGCCTGATCTGGGTCAGCCCCGATTACCCGCCCGTGGGCGGCATGCCCGAACCGCAGGTGCATGTGACCGGCGACGTGGGGTACTTGAGACTCCACGGCCGCAACGCCGGCAGCTGGTGGGAGGGCACGAGCGCCGCCGAACGCCACGACTACCGCTACACCCGCGCCGAGATGGACGAGTGGGCCGAGAAGATCGCAGTCGTGAACGACGACCTGAGCGAGCTGTACGTGTTCTTCGAGAACACCACCAAGGGCCACGCGCTGAAGAACATCCCCATGCTCCGCGACGCCCTGAACGCGCGTGGCGTGCCGGTACAGACCCCCGATCCCGGCGACGACGGGCGCCTGCTGTAG
- a CDS encoding DUF305 domain-containing protein, translated as MIRTVTLVLLLNGAALAGGGGASMPGMQHAAHGMPEGSMPAEMAAMGERMTAELRPLRGRAFDIRFAQLMADHHQMAIDMARVEVLRGTDVRVKAAAAKVIAAQQQEIAVMQGWLQAWIRQDYAPRGMGKPMELTGSADRWFLTGMVPHHRGAVEMAALVPTHSQDARVRTLAADIIRAQTAEIAQYTAWLGSMK; from the coding sequence GTGATCCGCACCGTGACGCTGGTTCTGCTGCTAAACGGCGCGGCCCTCGCCGGCGGGGGCGGCGCGTCCATGCCGGGCATGCAGCACGCCGCGCACGGAATGCCGGAAGGATCGATGCCGGCGGAGATGGCTGCCATGGGCGAGCGCATGACGGCCGAACTCCGGCCCCTGAGAGGCCGCGCCTTCGATATCCGGTTCGCGCAGCTCATGGCCGACCATCACCAGATGGCCATCGACATGGCCCGTGTGGAGGTTCTGCGCGGCACCGACGTCCGCGTGAAGGCTGCCGCTGCGAAGGTCATCGCCGCGCAGCAGCAAGAAATCGCCGTGATGCAGGGCTGGCTGCAGGCCTGGATCAGGCAGGACTACGCTCCCAGGGGCATGGGCAAGCCGATGGAGCTCACGGGCAGCGCTGACCGCTGGTTCCTGACTGGCATGGTTCCGCACCACCGGGGCGCGGTCGAGATGGCGGCGCTCGTGCCCACCCACTCGCAGGACGCGCGTGTGCGGACGCTGGCGGCCGACATCATCCGCGCCCAGACGGCCGAGATCGCCCAGTACACGGCGTGGCTGGGGAGCATGAAGTGA
- the nirB gene encoding nitrite reductase large subunit NirB codes for MTYPRIPTAPHVVIIGNGMVGHRLVDQLRAQADAPELQITVISEESRLAYDRVHLSSHFDDPRPDLSLATEDSYAEQGVTVVYGRAERVDLTGRTVTVGTRTLDYDALVFATGSFPFVPPVPGRDARGVFVYRTLDDLDAIRAAATQSQTGVVIGGGLLGLEAAGALQKLGLSTHVVEFAPHLMPAQLDPEGGATLKRTIEGMGISVHLGKSTTELTADAAGRLSGLNFADGTRLETDLLVFSAGIRPRDDLARASGLTVGERGGIAIDDTGRTSDPHVYAVGECALHGGRIYGLVAPGYQMAKVTAVNVLRDLGVLAGEPLHFRGADLSTKLKLLGVEVGSFGDAKGVTPDSRTVSLSDNVRGTYSKLVLSADGTTVLGGLLVGDTAARYGDLLDLTLSGTTLTVPPETLIVPPVPGGAALGASADSLICSCENVRSSAICAAIEDGSRDVASLKKCTGAGTGCGGCVPSLHGLLQTELRRLGEVVTNHLCEHYAYSRQELFDLIRVKGHTTWDDVLSAHGAGLGCEICKPAVASILASLHNELIVKPTHAPLQDTNDAFLANIQKNGTYSVMPRVPGGEITADGLIAIGEVARKFGLYCKITGGQRIDLLGAHRDDLPAIWEDLIAAGFESGHAYGKSLRTVKSCVGSTWCRYGVQDSTSLAVRLELRYRGLRSPHKLKSGVSGCTRECAEARSKDFGIIATEKGWNVYVGGNGGVTPKHAVLLAEGVSEDDVITLLDRYLMFYVRTADRLQRTSTWLENLDGGLEYLKSVIIDDRLGLCAELEAEMARHIGSYQDEWAAAVNDPSIRARFRTFVNSDARDDGIQWVDERGQIRPAFLHELVPLPMAGGDD; via the coding sequence ATGACTTACCCCCGCATTCCTACGGCCCCCCACGTGGTCATCATCGGCAACGGCATGGTCGGCCACCGGCTGGTCGACCAGTTGCGTGCCCAGGCCGACGCCCCCGAGCTTCAGATCACCGTGATCAGCGAGGAATCCCGTCTCGCCTACGACCGCGTGCACCTCAGCAGCCACTTCGATGATCCCCGCCCCGATCTGTCCCTCGCCACCGAGGACAGCTACGCCGAGCAGGGCGTGACGGTCGTGTACGGCCGGGCCGAACGCGTCGACCTGACCGGCCGGACCGTGACCGTCGGAACGCGCACCCTGGACTACGACGCGCTGGTGTTCGCCACCGGCTCCTTTCCCTTCGTGCCGCCCGTGCCCGGCCGGGATGCACGCGGCGTGTTCGTGTACCGCACCCTGGACGACCTGGACGCCATCCGGGCGGCCGCCACGCAGTCACAGACCGGCGTGGTCATCGGCGGGGGCCTGCTCGGCCTGGAAGCCGCCGGAGCCCTCCAGAAGCTCGGCCTGAGCACGCACGTCGTGGAATTTGCCCCGCACCTGATGCCCGCGCAGCTCGACCCGGAGGGCGGCGCGACCCTGAAACGCACCATCGAGGGCATGGGGATCAGCGTGCACCTCGGCAAGTCCACCACGGAACTGACGGCGGACGCGGCCGGACGCCTCTCCGGCCTGAATTTTGCGGATGGCACGCGTTTGGAAACAGACTTGCTGGTCTTTTCGGCGGGGATCCGCCCGCGCGACGATCTGGCCCGCGCGAGCGGCCTGACGGTGGGTGAGCGCGGCGGGATCGCCATTGACGACACCGGCCGCACCAGCGACCCGCACGTGTACGCGGTGGGCGAATGCGCGCTGCATGGGGGCCGCATCTATGGACTCGTGGCCCCCGGCTACCAGATGGCCAAGGTCACGGCCGTGAACGTCCTGCGGGATCTGGGCGTGCTGGCAGGCGAGCCTCTGCATTTCAGGGGCGCCGACCTGAGCACCAAGCTCAAGCTCCTGGGCGTGGAGGTCGGTTCCTTCGGCGACGCGAAGGGCGTGACGCCGGACTCCCGCACCGTCAGCCTCAGCGACAACGTGCGCGGCACTTACAGCAAACTGGTGCTCTCGGCCGATGGCACGACGGTGCTGGGCGGCCTGCTGGTGGGCGACACCGCCGCCCGCTACGGCGACCTGCTCGACCTGACGCTGTCCGGCACGACCCTGACCGTGCCCCCCGAGACGCTGATCGTGCCCCCGGTGCCGGGCGGCGCGGCCCTGGGTGCCAGCGCCGACTCGCTGATCTGCTCGTGTGAGAACGTCCGCTCCAGCGCGATCTGCGCGGCCATCGAGGACGGATCGCGGGACGTGGCGAGCCTCAAGAAATGCACCGGGGCCGGTACCGGCTGCGGCGGCTGCGTGCCCAGCCTGCATGGCCTGCTCCAGACCGAACTGCGCCGCCTGGGCGAGGTGGTCACCAACCATCTGTGCGAGCACTACGCATACTCCCGCCAGGAGCTGTTCGACCTGATCCGCGTGAAGGGGCACACGACCTGGGACGACGTGCTGTCGGCACACGGCGCCGGTCTGGGCTGCGAGATCTGTAAGCCCGCCGTGGCCTCGATCCTGGCAAGCCTGCACAACGAACTGATCGTGAAGCCCACGCACGCGCCCCTGCAGGACACCAACGACGCGTTCCTGGCGAACATCCAGAAGAACGGCACGTACTCGGTCATGCCGCGCGTGCCCGGCGGCGAGATCACGGCCGACGGCCTGATCGCCATCGGGGAAGTCGCCCGGAAGTTCGGGCTGTACTGCAAGATCACCGGCGGGCAGCGCATCGACCTGCTCGGCGCGCACCGCGACGACCTGCCCGCCATCTGGGAAGACCTGATCGCGGCGGGCTTCGAGAGCGGACATGCCTACGGCAAGAGCCTGCGCACGGTCAAGAGCTGTGTGGGCAGTACGTGGTGCCGCTACGGCGTGCAGGACAGCACCAGCCTGGCCGTGCGGCTGGAACTGCGGTACCGGGGCCTGCGCAGCCCGCACAAGCTCAAGAGCGGCGTCTCGGGCTGCACCCGCGAGTGCGCCGAGGCGCGCAGCAAGGACTTCGGCATCATCGCCACCGAGAAGGGCTGGAACGTGTACGTCGGCGGGAATGGCGGCGTGACCCCCAAGCACGCCGTGCTGCTGGCCGAGGGCGTGAGCGAGGACGACGTCATCACGCTGCTCGACCGGTACCTGATGTTCTATGTCCGCACCGCTGACCGCCTCCAGCGCACCAGCACCTGGCTGGAGAACCTGGACGGCGGCCTGGAGTACCTGAAGTCCGTGATCATCGACGACCGCCTGGGCCTGTGTGCAGAACTGGAGGCCGAGATGGCACGTCACATCGGCAGCTACCAGGACGAGTGGGCGGCCGCCGTCAATGACCCCAGCATCCGCGCGCGCTTCCGAACCTTCGTGAACTCCGATGCCCGCGACGACGGCATCCAGTGGGTGGACGAACGTGGCCAGATCCGTCCCGCTTTCCTGCACGAACTCGTGCCGCTGCCCATGGCGGGCGGCGACGACTGA
- a CDS encoding heavy-metal-associated domain-containing protein has translation MTTQIPTTELTITGMSCGHCVKAVEGALRAVPGVQAVTVDLAGGRATVQGDADTQTMLAAVSEEGYTAQVAGA, from the coding sequence ATGACGACCCAGATTCCCACCACTGAACTGACCATTACCGGCATGAGCTGCGGCCACTGCGTCAAGGCTGTCGAGGGTGCCCTGAGGGCCGTACCCGGCGTACAGGCCGTGACCGTTGATCTCGCAGGCGGCCGGGCTACCGTGCAGGGCGATGCCGACACCCAGACCATGCTGGCCGCAGTAAGCGAGGAAGGCTACACGGCGCAGGTCGCCGGGGCGTGA
- a CDS encoding metal-sensitive transcriptional regulator: MTTPPTPPPLSETDEKVLKRLRRIEGQVRGLHRMIEEGRDCHDILTQLSGVRSALDAAGEQILEQYASGCRAHPGETVTPQDVVRAVKLLRG; encoded by the coding sequence ATGACCACGCCACCCACCCCACCACCCCTGAGCGAAACGGACGAGAAAGTCCTGAAGCGCCTGCGCCGCATCGAGGGCCAGGTGCGAGGCCTGCACCGCATGATCGAGGAAGGCCGCGACTGCCACGACATCCTGACCCAGCTGTCCGGCGTGCGCAGTGCCCTGGACGCCGCCGGGGAGCAGATCCTCGAACAGTACGCGTCCGGCTGCCGCGCCCACCCCGGCGAGACGGTCACGCCGCAGGACGTGGTTCGGGCTGTGAAACTCCTGCGCGGGTAG
- a CDS encoding uroporphyrinogen-III synthase, translated as MDWFGGLKVLSLESRRSEEMATLIEKYGGRAVVAPSMREQKLDLTQALAAFERDLRGGLIHALACMTGVGTRLFLRELAARDPALLELLKDVPLVARGSKPLTALKEFGLTGLNVPRPHTWQEVMEALSARLERGQHAVILEYGEATPVAMLRELGYVGIRVTSVPVYRCAFPLDTAPLAQAVRDVVLGGPDVLLLSSGTQILHFLKYAEKMNLLDETRAALNRLVLVSIGPACSEAAADLGLRIDLEANPHKMGILVRTAAEHAPGIIAERTLRKTG; from the coding sequence ATGGATTGGTTCGGCGGTCTGAAAGTCCTGAGTCTGGAATCCCGCCGCTCCGAGGAGATGGCCACCCTGATCGAGAAGTACGGCGGCCGCGCGGTCGTCGCGCCCAGCATGCGCGAGCAGAAGCTCGATCTGACGCAGGCCCTGGCCGCGTTCGAGCGTGACCTGCGCGGCGGCCTGATCCACGCGCTGGCATGCATGACCGGCGTGGGCACGCGGCTGTTCCTGCGGGAACTCGCCGCCCGCGATCCCGCCCTGCTGGAACTCCTGAAGGACGTGCCGCTGGTTGCGCGCGGCAGCAAACCCCTGACGGCGCTCAAGGAATTCGGGCTGACCGGCCTGAATGTGCCCCGCCCGCACACCTGGCAGGAGGTCATGGAGGCCCTGAGCGCACGCCTCGAGCGCGGGCAGCATGCCGTGATCCTGGAGTACGGGGAGGCCACCCCGGTCGCCATGCTGCGGGAACTCGGCTACGTGGGCATCCGCGTGACCTCGGTGCCCGTGTACCGCTGCGCCTTCCCGCTGGACACCGCGCCCCTGGCCCAGGCCGTGCGCGACGTGGTGCTGGGCGGCCCCGACGTCCTACTGCTCTCCAGCGGCACCCAGATCCTGCACTTCCTGAAGTACGCCGAGAAGATGAACCTCCTCGACGAGACGCGCGCCGCCCTGAACCGCCTGGTGCTGGTGAGCATCGGCCCGGCCTGTTCGGAGGCCGCCGCCGACCTGGGCCTGCGCATCGACCTGGAGGCCAATCCGCACAAGATGGGCATCCTGGTGCGCACGGCCGCCGAGCACGCGCCGGGCATCATTGCCGAGCGAACGCTGCGCAAGACCGGCTGA
- a CDS encoding metal-sensitive transcriptional regulator, whose translation MPEDARKRASRRLSIARGHLESIVRMLDDEGVYCVDVLRQIKAVQGALSGATEVVLRGHLEAHVATAHERGDTVEIVEELMEALKYA comes from the coding sequence ATGCCGGAGGACGCCCGCAAGCGCGCCAGCCGCCGCCTGAGCATCGCGCGCGGTCATCTGGAGAGCATCGTCCGTATGCTGGACGACGAGGGCGTGTACTGCGTGGATGTGCTGCGGCAGATCAAGGCGGTGCAGGGGGCCCTGAGCGGGGCGACCGAGGTGGTCCTGCGCGGGCACCTCGAAGCGCATGTCGCCACAGCGCACGAACGTGGGGATACCGTCGAGATCGTCGAGGAACTCATGGAGGCGCTGAAGTACGCGTGA
- a CDS encoding response regulator has product MKTRRILLVDDNPNDLELALNAFGEIGSDGVEFEVSVAGSGEEAIAMIRAALRQGQEHLPDLVLLDLKMPQMDGLAVLDAIRAQPDLRDIPVVMLTTSGEDRDIRDSYAHGASAYVIKPMDFAQFREAMHTIRSFWTTLNRHPRLN; this is encoded by the coding sequence GTGAAAACTCGTAGGATCCTGCTCGTAGACGACAACCCCAACGACCTGGAGCTGGCCCTGAACGCCTTTGGCGAAATCGGCAGCGACGGCGTCGAGTTTGAGGTGAGTGTCGCCGGGAGCGGAGAGGAAGCCATCGCCATGATCCGCGCCGCGCTCCGGCAGGGCCAGGAGCACCTGCCGGATCTGGTGCTGCTCGACCTGAAAATGCCGCAGATGGACGGCCTGGCCGTCCTGGACGCCATCCGTGCCCAGCCCGACTTGCGCGATATCCCGGTCGTGATGCTCACCACCAGCGGCGAGGATCGCGACATCCGCGACTCGTACGCGCACGGTGCCAGCGCCTACGTGATCAAACCCATGGACTTCGCGCAGTTCCGTGAGGCGATGCACACCATCCGTTCGTTCTGGACGACCCTGAACCGGCACCCCCGCCTGAACTGA
- the hisF gene encoding imidazole glycerol phosphate synthase subunit HisF, which translates to MLTKRIIPCLDVQSGRVVKNVRFFENHRDAGDPLALAQAYEAQQADELVFYDITATHEGRKLMLDVAAQVAEQVMMPLTIGGGINSLSDFRQLLMSGADKISVNSGALSRPELIREASDHHGAQCVMLSIDAKRRPDGSGWNVHRAGGRVDTGLDLIEWAVLGQTLGAGEICLNVMDADGTRAGFDLQATRAVSQAVDLPVIASGGAGKLEDFRDVLRGGDAGGHADAALAASVFHFGELTVPQVKTYLHTQGIPVRPEWRDA; encoded by the coding sequence ATGCTCACGAAGCGCATCATTCCCTGTCTGGACGTGCAGAGCGGCCGGGTGGTGAAGAACGTCCGGTTCTTCGAGAACCACCGGGACGCCGGCGACCCCCTGGCCCTCGCCCAGGCGTACGAGGCGCAGCAGGCCGACGAACTGGTGTTCTACGACATCACGGCCACGCATGAGGGCCGCAAGCTCATGCTGGACGTGGCCGCGCAGGTCGCCGAACAGGTCATGATGCCCCTGACCATCGGCGGCGGGATCAATTCCCTCTCGGACTTCCGGCAGCTTCTGATGAGCGGCGCCGACAAGATCAGCGTGAACTCCGGAGCCCTGTCCCGGCCGGAACTGATCCGCGAGGCCTCGGATCATCACGGCGCCCAGTGCGTCATGCTGTCCATCGATGCCAAACGCCGCCCGGACGGATCGGGCTGGAACGTCCACCGAGCGGGCGGCCGGGTCGACACGGGGCTCGACCTGATCGAATGGGCGGTTCTGGGGCAGACGCTGGGCGCGGGCGAGATCTGCCTGAACGTCATGGACGCCGACGGCACGCGCGCCGGCTTCGACCTTCAGGCCACCCGCGCCGTCTCGCAGGCGGTGGATCTTCCCGTGATTGCCTCAGGCGGGGCCGGAAAACTGGAGGACTTCCGGGACGTGCTGAGGGGAGGCGACGCCGGCGGGCACGCAGACGCTGCCCTGGCCGCCAGCGTGTTCCACTTTGGGGAACTGACCGTGCCGCAGGTCAAGACCTACCTGCACACCCAGGGCATCCCCGTGCGGCCCGAATGGAGGGACGCATGA
- the nirD gene encoding nitrite reductase small subunit NirD has product MTLSLTPPPTATPLHWVQVCALRDILPGLGVCALIDGQQVALFHVAGQVYAVGNRDPFTGANVISRGLTGSYSRGGQTRLKVASPLLKNAFDLETGESLDDAGTSLPTYPVRVEGGEVWIGSAV; this is encoded by the coding sequence ATGACCCTGTCCCTGACTCCTCCCCCCACCGCCACGCCCCTGCACTGGGTGCAGGTGTGCGCCCTGCGCGACATCCTGCCCGGCCTAGGCGTCTGCGCCCTGATCGACGGCCAGCAGGTGGCCCTATTCCACGTGGCCGGCCAGGTGTACGCCGTTGGCAACCGCGATCCCTTCACCGGCGCGAACGTGATCTCGCGCGGCCTGACCGGCAGTTACAGCCGAGGGGGCCAGACGCGGCTGAAGGTCGCCTCCCCCCTGCTGAAAAACGCCTTCGACCTCGAAACCGGCGAGTCCCTGGACGACGCGGGCACGTCGCTCCCCACCTACCCCGTGCGGGTGGAAGGAGGTGAGGTATGGATTGGTTCGGCGGTCTGA